Proteins encoded within one genomic window of Geotalea daltonii FRC-32:
- the greA gene encoding transcription elongation factor GreA, whose protein sequence is MSQSVPLTKESYEFLQEELKRLIKEERPKVIQDIAEARSHGDLSENAEYDAAKHRQGFIEGRILELQDKLARAYVVDLSNLKPDKVVFGATVTVYDTATEEEVTYKIVGEDEADIKIGKMSCTSPVGKALIGHKLDDTVKVSVPSGMKEYEIIDIKYE, encoded by the coding sequence ATGTCACAGTCCGTGCCGCTGACCAAAGAAAGTTACGAGTTCCTGCAGGAAGAGCTGAAGCGCCTGATCAAGGAGGAAAGGCCCAAGGTCATTCAGGATATAGCCGAGGCCAGATCCCATGGCGACCTTTCCGAAAATGCCGAATACGATGCGGCCAAGCATCGCCAGGGGTTTATCGAGGGACGGATACTGGAGTTACAGGATAAGCTGGCCCGCGCCTATGTGGTGGACCTCTCCAACCTCAAACCGGACAAGGTTGTTTTTGGCGCCACCGTCACTGTTTACGATACCGCCACCGAGGAGGAAGTGACCTACAAGATAGTCGGTGAGGACGAAGCGGACATCAAGATTGGCAAGATGTCGTGCACCTCTCCGGTTGGCAAGGCTTTGATCGGCCACAAGCTGGACGATACCGTCAAGGTCAGCGTTCCTTCCGGAATGAAGGAATACGAAATAATAGACATCAAATACGAATAA
- a CDS encoding type II toxin-antitoxin system VapB family antitoxin: protein MRTTLNIEDALLEKAVKLTGITEKTSLVKLGLQALIAKESARRLAGLAGSEKGLKMPPRRRVKAKDDDPC from the coding sequence ATGAGAACAACGCTCAATATCGAAGATGCCCTGTTGGAAAAGGCGGTAAAGCTGACCGGCATAACGGAAAAAACTTCCCTTGTAAAACTTGGGTTACAGGCGCTGATCGCCAAGGAGAGCGCCAGAAGGCTGGCAGGTCTGGCAGGGAGTGAAAAAGGCCTGAAAATGCCCCCGCGGAGAAGGGTAAAGGCTAAAGACGATGATCCTTGTTGA
- a CDS encoding aspartate carbamoyltransferase catalytic subunit translates to MAFKHKDIIGLQDLTREEIELLLSTAENLKEINSREIKKVPTLRGKTVVNLFYEASTRTRTSFEIAAKRLSADTINITASTSSVTKGETLSDTARNVLAMNPDIIVMRHAVSGAHHYLAKRVSCSVINAGDGAHEHPSQGLLDMLTMRQQFGKLEGLKVAIVGDITHSRVARSDIYGLTRMGANVFLAGPPTMMPPGIERLGNVTVCKDMREAVADADVVMMLRIQLERQGKTLLPTMKEYSRYFGLNQSVLKLAKKDAMVMHPGPINRGVELSSDVADGSQSHILKQVENGVAVRMSMLYHVSGGELPTE, encoded by the coding sequence ATGGCTTTCAAGCATAAAGATATCATCGGACTGCAGGACCTGACCAGGGAAGAGATAGAGTTGCTTCTGTCCACGGCTGAAAACCTCAAGGAGATAAACAGCCGGGAGATAAAAAAGGTGCCGACCCTGCGCGGCAAGACGGTGGTGAATCTGTTTTACGAGGCATCCACCCGCACCCGCACCTCCTTCGAAATAGCGGCAAAAAGGCTCTCCGCCGACACCATCAACATAACCGCCTCCACCAGCTCGGTGACCAAGGGCGAAACTCTCTCCGACACGGCGCGCAACGTCCTGGCCATGAACCCGGACATCATCGTCATGCGCCATGCTGTTTCCGGCGCCCACCACTATCTGGCAAAGCGGGTTTCCTGCTCGGTGATCAATGCGGGTGACGGCGCCCACGAGCATCCATCCCAGGGACTTCTGGACATGCTGACCATGCGCCAGCAATTCGGCAAACTTGAAGGGCTCAAGGTGGCCATCGTCGGCGACATCACCCACAGTCGCGTGGCCCGTTCAGACATCTACGGCCTGACCAGGATGGGGGCCAACGTCTTTCTTGCCGGGCCGCCGACCATGATGCCTCCGGGTATCGAGCGTCTCGGCAATGTGACCGTGTGCAAGGACATGCGCGAGGCGGTGGCCGATGCGGACGTGGTAATGATGCTTCGCATCCAGCTGGAGCGCCAGGGGAAGACCCTGCTCCCCACCATGAAGGAATATTCCCGTTATTTCGGTCTGAACCAGAGTGTGCTGAAGCTGGCAAAGAAAGATGCCATGGTCATGCATCCAGGACCGATCAACAGGGGGGTCGAACTGAGCTCGGACGTTGCCGACGGCAGCCAGTCCCACATCCTGAAACAGGTGGAAAATGGCGTCGCAGTGCGGATGTCCATGCTGTATCATGTGAGCGGCGGGGAACTGCCCACCGAATAA
- the carA gene encoding glutamine-hydrolyzing carbamoyl-phosphate synthase small subunit — protein MKAVLALADGRIFKGRSFGASGEATGEVVFNTAMTGYQEVLTDPSYKGQMVTMTYTQIGNTGINGEDIESKQLYLSGFIVKEYHDCHSNWRATMSLDAYLKENGIVGIQGLDTRALTRHLRDNGAQNGIISTVDFDPESLVKKARAIPSMAGLDLASGVSTDKPYHWTQGLWDLEGGYPEVDAKNLKYKVVAYDFGIKYNILRCLVDAGCDVTVVPATFPAEEALAMNPDGIFLSNGPGDPEPLVKVQEEIRKFIGKKPIFGICLGHQLLGLALGGKTIKLKFGNHGSNLPVMDMETRKVEITAQNHGFAVDLESLGDVACLGHENLNDQTVEGIRHCTLPIYSVQHHPEASPGPHDSHYLFARFVELMEKNR, from the coding sequence ATGAAAGCAGTTTTGGCGCTCGCTGACGGGCGCATTTTCAAGGGCAGGTCTTTCGGCGCATCCGGTGAAGCTACCGGTGAGGTAGTCTTCAACACCGCCATGACCGGTTACCAGGAGGTCCTCACCGACCCATCATACAAGGGGCAGATGGTCACCATGACCTATACCCAGATCGGCAATACCGGGATCAATGGAGAGGATATCGAGAGCAAACAGCTCTATCTTTCAGGGTTTATCGTCAAGGAATATCACGACTGCCACTCCAACTGGCGCGCCACCATGAGCCTGGATGCCTATCTCAAGGAAAACGGCATCGTCGGCATTCAGGGGCTGGATACACGAGCGTTGACACGCCATCTGCGTGACAATGGCGCACAGAACGGCATCATCTCCACCGTCGATTTCGATCCTGAGAGTCTTGTAAAAAAAGCGCGTGCTATCCCCAGCATGGCCGGGCTCGATCTCGCCTCCGGCGTCAGCACCGACAAGCCTTACCACTGGACACAGGGGCTGTGGGATCTGGAAGGGGGATACCCTGAGGTTGATGCCAAGAACCTGAAATACAAAGTGGTAGCCTACGATTTCGGCATCAAGTACAACATTCTCCGTTGTCTGGTGGATGCAGGCTGCGATGTGACCGTGGTCCCTGCCACCTTCCCGGCGGAAGAGGCGTTGGCCATGAATCCGGATGGCATATTCCTCAGTAACGGCCCTGGCGATCCGGAGCCACTGGTCAAGGTCCAGGAAGAGATCAGAAAGTTCATCGGCAAGAAGCCCATTTTCGGCATCTGCCTGGGTCACCAGCTCCTTGGGCTTGCCCTTGGCGGCAAGACCATCAAGCTGAAATTCGGCAACCACGGCTCCAATCTGCCGGTCATGGACATGGAGACAAGAAAGGTGGAGATCACCGCCCAGAACCACGGCTTTGCCGTCGATTTGGAATCGTTGGGTGATGTTGCTTGCCTGGGGCATGAGAACCTCAACGACCAGACGGTGGAAGGCATCCGCCACTGCACGCTGCCCATATACTCGGTGCAGCATCATCCGGAGGCATCGCCGGGGCCGCACGATTCACATTATCTGTTCGCGCGTTTTGTAGAGCTGATGGAGAAAAATCGGTAA
- a CDS encoding DMT family protein has translation MRTIVLLIISNVFMTFAWYAHLKNLQNRHWLIAVVVSWGIAFFEYLVQVPANRIGYRGSFSLAQLKITQEVITLAVFVPFAVLYMGAPLKLDYLWAGFCLAGAVYFIFR, from the coding sequence ATGAGAACTATTGTCCTGTTGATCATCTCCAACGTTTTCATGACCTTTGCCTGGTATGCCCACCTGAAGAACCTGCAGAACCGGCATTGGCTGATTGCCGTGGTCGTCTCCTGGGGCATCGCCTTTTTCGAGTATCTGGTGCAGGTGCCGGCCAACAGGATCGGCTATCGCGGCAGTTTCTCCCTGGCCCAGCTGAAGATCACCCAGGAGGTGATTACCCTGGCAGTGTTCGTCCCCTTTGCCGTACTCTACATGGGGGCACCGCTGAAACTGGACTATCTGTGGGCGGGGTTTTGTCTGGCAGGCGCGGTCTATTTCATCTTCAGATAG
- a CDS encoding DUF1858 domain-containing protein: protein MSQQVTKDMTFAQVMRMHPDVVKVLAKYNLGCVGCMGAQNESLEQGCNAHGLNVDDVVKDLNAIF, encoded by the coding sequence ATGAGTCAACAGGTTACCAAGGATATGACATTTGCCCAGGTGATGCGCATGCATCCCGATGTGGTAAAGGTTCTGGCAAAGTATAACCTGGGCTGCGTCGGCTGCATGGGCGCCCAGAATGAATCCCTTGAGCAGGGCTGCAATGCCCACGGCCTCAATGTGGATGATGTGGTCAAGGACCTGAACGCCATCTTCTAG
- a CDS encoding radical SAM protein gives MRYIDLYQSGELLQRIRAAYQRLKSCDLCPHDCRVNRLAGETGICRSGALPKIASANIHRGEEPPISGSRGSGTIFFSNCNLSCRFCQNFPISQFGNGEELSIRQLAEKMLKLQRQKAHNINLVTPSHFLPQFLAALFMAIKEGFNLPIVWNSNGYEKVDVLQLLDEIVDIYLPDMKYAADEPARALSGAPAYPTFNRLAVREMLRQVGQLQVDEEGIGIRGLIVRHLVLPVNKAGSDETLPWIAKHLGEATHVALMSQYFPAHLARATPGIDRPLTAEEYDAAVEALEEAGLESGWVQELEQERRPV, from the coding sequence ATGCGTTACATCGATCTTTATCAATCTGGAGAATTATTGCAGCGCATCCGTGCTGCTTATCAGCGACTGAAAAGCTGCGACCTCTGCCCCCACGACTGCCGGGTCAACCGGCTGGCAGGTGAGACGGGCATCTGCCGTAGCGGTGCTTTGCCGAAAATTGCCTCGGCTAACATCCATCGCGGCGAGGAACCGCCGATTTCAGGCTCGCGCGGTTCGGGAACGATCTTCTTTTCCAACTGCAACCTGTCGTGTCGCTTCTGCCAGAACTTCCCCATCAGTCAGTTCGGCAACGGAGAAGAGCTGAGCATAAGGCAGTTGGCGGAGAAGATGCTCAAGCTGCAACGGCAAAAGGCGCACAACATCAACCTGGTTACGCCGAGCCATTTTTTGCCCCAGTTTCTCGCTGCCCTCTTCATGGCCATCAAGGAAGGCTTCAATCTCCCCATCGTCTGGAATTCCAACGGCTACGAAAAGGTCGATGTGTTGCAGCTGCTGGACGAGATCGTAGATATTTACCTGCCAGACATGAAATACGCCGCCGATGAACCGGCCAGGGCACTTTCCGGCGCCCCAGCCTATCCAACCTTCAACAGGCTGGCCGTCCGGGAGATGCTGCGCCAGGTTGGGCAACTGCAGGTTGATGAAGAAGGTATCGGTATTCGTGGGCTGATCGTCCGGCACCTGGTATTACCCGTAAATAAGGCTGGAAGCGATGAAACCTTGCCCTGGATTGCAAAACACCTGGGAGAGGCAACCCACGTGGCGCTGATGAGCCAGTATTTTCCGGCCCATTTGGCAAGAGCCACCCCAGGCATTGACCGGCCCCTGACTGCCGAGGAATACGATGCAGCGGTGGAAGCGCTGGAAGAGGCAGGACTTGAATCGGGCTGGGTACAGGAACTGGAACAGGAGCGCCGGCCGGTATGA
- the carB gene encoding carbamoyl-phosphate synthase large subunit: MPKRTDIKKILIIGAGPIVIGQACEFDYSGTQACKALKEEGFEVVLLNSNPATIMTDPDFADRTYIEPVTPEILAKIIEKERPDAVLPTLGGQTALNTAVAVAENGVLDKFGVELIGAKLPAIKKAEDRTLFKQAMEKIGLAVPRSGLAHNNAEAMEIIREIGFPAIIRPSFTLGGTGGGIAYNMEEYEKMSATGIDASPTDEILVEESVIGWKEYELEVMRDTADNVVIICSIENFDPMGVHTGDSITVAPAQTLTDKEYQILRDASLKIIREIGVDTGGSNIQFGINPKNGRLVVIEMNPRVSRSSALASKATGFPIAKIAAKLAVGYTLDEITNDITRETPACFEPTIDYVVTKVPRFTFEKFPAADSTLTTQMKSVGEVMAIGRTFKESLQKALRSLEIGSCGFESRLFEQTAETRRALTGKEQQLLMEKLRTPNWERLWYLGDAFRSGMTVEEIFAATAFDPWFLHNIRQIIEKEDELKKVDLGKAADLKDILLEAKQYGFADKFLGKLWGKSEDEVRSLRLSLGIKPVFKRVDTCAAEFVAYTPYLYSTYEEECEAEVTDRKKIMILGGGPNRIGQGIEFDYCCVHGVFALADAGYETIMVNCNPETVSTDYDTSDRLYFEPLTYEDVLNIVQLEKPVGVIVQFGGQTPLKLAVALEKAGVPIIGTSPDAIDRAEDRERFQEMLHKLGLRQPENGTARSFEEAEKVADRIGYPVVVRPSYVLGGRAMEIVYDVDNLRRYMTTAVQASPEHPILIDKFLDEAIEIDVDALCDGTEAVIGGIMEHIEEAGIHSGDSACSLPPYSISRAITDEIRRQTKLMALELNVRGLMNVQYAIKGGVIYILEVNPRASRTAPFVSKATGRPLAKLAALIMSGKTLKELGITEEIVPTHISVKEAVFPFVKFPGVDTILGPEMKSTGEVMGIDDNFAMAFAKAQLGAGVKLPMSGKVFISVRDADKKHIVTAAKKLYDNGFELVATRGTAAYLQEKGITVQVVNKVLEGRPHIVDSIKNNEICMVINTTQGAQAVADSFSIRRSTLLNNIAYYTTASGAKAVVDGIIAMRQEELAVKPIQDYLN, from the coding sequence ATGCCAAAACGCACAGACATCAAGAAGATTCTCATCATCGGCGCCGGCCCCATCGTCATCGGCCAGGCGTGCGAATTCGACTATTCCGGTACCCAGGCCTGCAAGGCGCTGAAGGAGGAAGGCTTCGAGGTGGTGCTGCTCAACAGCAACCCCGCCACCATCATGACTGACCCCGACTTTGCCGACCGCACCTATATCGAGCCGGTCACTCCGGAAATTCTCGCCAAAATCATCGAGAAAGAGCGGCCCGATGCGGTTCTGCCCACACTTGGCGGACAAACCGCCCTCAATACGGCGGTGGCTGTGGCTGAGAATGGCGTTTTGGACAAGTTCGGGGTGGAGCTGATCGGTGCCAAGCTCCCTGCCATCAAGAAGGCCGAAGACCGGACCCTGTTCAAGCAGGCCATGGAAAAGATCGGTCTGGCGGTGCCCCGTTCCGGCCTGGCCCACAACAATGCCGAAGCCATGGAGATCATCAGGGAAATCGGTTTTCCGGCCATCATCCGTCCATCCTTTACCCTGGGAGGGACCGGCGGCGGCATAGCCTACAATATGGAAGAATACGAAAAGATGTCGGCCACCGGCATCGATGCCTCCCCCACCGACGAGATCCTGGTGGAGGAATCGGTCATCGGCTGGAAAGAATACGAACTGGAAGTCATGCGCGATACCGCTGACAACGTGGTCATCATCTGCTCCATCGAAAACTTCGATCCCATGGGGGTCCATACGGGCGATTCAATTACCGTTGCCCCGGCCCAGACCCTGACCGACAAGGAATACCAGATTTTGCGCGACGCAAGCCTCAAGATCATCCGCGAAATCGGTGTCGATACTGGGGGCTCCAACATCCAGTTCGGCATCAACCCGAAAAACGGTCGCCTGGTGGTTATCGAGATGAATCCCCGTGTTTCCCGCTCCTCGGCCCTGGCTTCCAAGGCGACCGGCTTCCCCATTGCCAAGATCGCCGCCAAACTGGCGGTCGGCTATACCCTGGACGAGATCACCAATGACATCACCCGGGAGACCCCGGCCTGTTTCGAGCCGACCATCGACTACGTGGTGACCAAGGTGCCCCGTTTCACCTTCGAGAAATTCCCGGCCGCCGATTCCACCCTCACCACCCAGATGAAATCGGTGGGCGAAGTCATGGCCATCGGTCGTACCTTCAAGGAATCACTGCAGAAAGCGCTCCGTTCCCTGGAGATCGGCTCCTGCGGTTTCGAATCCCGTCTCTTCGAACAGACCGCCGAAACCCGTCGGGCGCTGACGGGCAAGGAGCAGCAGCTCCTCATGGAGAAGTTGAGGACCCCAAACTGGGAGCGGCTCTGGTATCTGGGAGACGCCTTCAGAAGCGGCATGACTGTGGAAGAAATCTTTGCCGCCACCGCCTTTGACCCCTGGTTCCTCCACAACATCAGGCAGATCATCGAAAAAGAGGATGAGCTGAAGAAGGTGGATTTAGGAAAGGCAGCCGACCTGAAGGATATCCTGCTGGAAGCAAAACAGTACGGTTTTGCCGACAAGTTTCTGGGCAAATTGTGGGGCAAGAGCGAGGATGAGGTGCGGAGCCTGCGCCTGTCATTGGGTATCAAGCCCGTATTTAAGCGGGTCGACACCTGTGCCGCCGAGTTCGTTGCCTACACCCCCTATCTTTACTCCACCTACGAAGAAGAATGCGAAGCGGAGGTTACCGATCGCAAAAAGATCATGATCCTTGGCGGCGGACCGAACCGGATCGGCCAGGGGATCGAGTTCGACTACTGCTGCGTCCACGGCGTCTTTGCCCTGGCCGATGCGGGCTACGAGACGATCATGGTCAACTGCAATCCGGAGACCGTTTCCACCGATTACGATACCTCCGACCGCCTCTATTTCGAGCCCCTTACATACGAGGATGTGCTCAACATCGTCCAGCTTGAAAAACCGGTAGGGGTGATTGTCCAGTTCGGCGGGCAGACGCCGCTGAAGCTGGCGGTGGCCCTGGAAAAAGCTGGCGTACCCATCATCGGCACCTCTCCCGACGCCATTGACCGGGCCGAAGACCGTGAGCGATTCCAGGAGATGCTGCACAAGCTCGGCCTGCGCCAGCCGGAAAACGGCACCGCCCGCTCCTTCGAAGAAGCGGAAAAGGTTGCCGACCGCATCGGTTATCCCGTCGTCGTCCGTCCTTCCTATGTTCTCGGCGGGCGGGCCATGGAGATTGTCTACGACGTGGACAACCTGCGCCGTTACATGACCACCGCCGTTCAGGCTTCCCCTGAGCACCCGATCCTCATCGACAAGTTTCTGGACGAAGCAATCGAAATCGATGTGGATGCCCTCTGCGACGGCACCGAAGCAGTCATCGGCGGCATCATGGAGCATATCGAGGAAGCCGGCATCCATTCCGGCGACTCAGCCTGCTCCCTTCCCCCCTATTCCATCTCCCGGGCCATCACCGACGAGATCAGGCGCCAGACCAAGCTGATGGCGCTGGAACTGAACGTCAGGGGGCTGATGAATGTCCAGTACGCCATCAAGGGCGGCGTTATATATATCCTGGAAGTGAATCCACGAGCCTCCCGCACGGCTCCCTTCGTCTCAAAAGCCACCGGCAGGCCGCTCGCCAAACTGGCGGCACTGATCATGAGCGGTAAAACCCTGAAGGAGCTCGGCATCACCGAAGAAATCGTCCCTACCCACATTTCGGTAAAGGAAGCCGTCTTCCCCTTCGTCAAATTCCCCGGCGTCGACACAATTCTGGGACCGGAAATGAAATCCACCGGCGAAGTCATGGGCATTGACGACAACTTTGCCATGGCCTTTGCCAAGGCCCAGTTAGGAGCCGGAGTGAAACTCCCCATGAGCGGCAAAGTCTTCATAAGTGTCCGCGATGCCGATAAAAAACATATTGTCACTGCTGCAAAAAAACTGTATGATAACGGCTTTGAGCTGGTGGCAACTCGCGGAACCGCTGCCTACCTGCAGGAAAAGGGCATCACGGTTCAGGTAGTCAACAAGGTCCTTGAAGGACGGCCACACATCGTCGACTCCATCAAGAACAATGAGATCTGCATGGTGATCAACACCACCCAGGGTGCACAGGCAGTGGCAGATTCATTCTCCATCCGTCGCAGCACTTTGCTGAACAACATTGCTTACTACACCACCGCATCCGGAGCAAAGGCGGTCGTTGACGGCATTATCGCCATGCGCCAGGAAGAACTGGCCGTAAAGCCGATTCAGGATTACCTGAATTAA
- a CDS encoding dihydroorotase, producing MNIFIKGGRVIDPSQNIDETLDLLVVAGRIKELGKGLKAPADAEVIDAAGLLVTPGLIDMHVHLRDPGLEYKEDVITGTMAAAAGGFTSVACMPNTKPVNDNKAITSYIVNKAKAEALVNVFPVGAITQGSKGENLAEMGELKEAGCVAVSDDGRPVVNAELMRRALEYAKGMGVMVIAHSEELALVGEGVMNEGFTATELGLKGIPWAAEDVAVARDVYLAEFTNSPIHIAHISTKGSVRIIRDAKARGVQVTCETAPHYFSLTDDAVRGYETNAKMNPPLREAEDVAAIKTGLADGTIDAIATDHAPHHLDEKDVEFNVALNGIIGLETSLPLSLKLVEEKVLDMKTLVEKMAVRPAQILGLDRGTLKTGAPADVTIIDPKAEWVVEAEKLASKSKNSPFLGRKMTGAAAYTIVDGKVVHKRD from the coding sequence ATGAACATATTTATAAAAGGAGGGCGGGTAATTGACCCGTCACAGAACATTGATGAAACCCTGGATCTGCTGGTTGTGGCCGGCAGGATCAAAGAGCTCGGCAAGGGGCTGAAAGCTCCTGCCGACGCAGAGGTCATCGATGCCGCCGGCCTTCTGGTCACCCCAGGCCTCATCGACATGCACGTCCACCTGCGTGATCCGGGGCTGGAATACAAGGAAGACGTCATTACCGGCACCATGGCCGCGGCAGCCGGTGGGTTCACCTCGGTGGCATGTATGCCCAACACCAAGCCGGTCAACGACAATAAGGCCATTACTTCCTATATTGTCAACAAGGCGAAAGCTGAGGCACTGGTAAACGTTTTTCCGGTCGGGGCCATTACCCAGGGAAGCAAGGGAGAAAATCTGGCCGAGATGGGTGAACTGAAGGAAGCAGGCTGTGTCGCCGTCTCCGACGACGGCCGTCCGGTTGTCAATGCCGAGTTGATGCGCAGGGCTCTGGAATATGCCAAGGGCATGGGGGTCATGGTCATCGCCCATTCGGAAGAACTGGCATTGGTGGGTGAAGGGGTGATGAATGAAGGCTTTACCGCCACGGAACTTGGCCTCAAGGGCATTCCCTGGGCAGCGGAAGACGTGGCGGTCGCCCGTGACGTTTATCTGGCCGAATTTACCAATTCCCCCATCCATATCGCCCACATCTCCACAAAAGGATCGGTACGGATCATCCGGGATGCCAAGGCCCGTGGCGTGCAGGTCACCTGCGAAACGGCCCCCCACTATTTTTCCCTCACCGATGATGCGGTGCGCGGCTACGAAACAAACGCCAAGATGAATCCGCCGCTTCGTGAGGCTGAGGACGTGGCTGCCATCAAGACCGGTCTGGCAGACGGCACCATCGATGCCATCGCCACCGACCATGCGCCCCATCACCTTGATGAAAAGGACGTGGAATTCAATGTGGCCCTCAACGGCATCATCGGTTTGGAAACATCCCTCCCCCTTTCCCTGAAGCTGGTTGAGGAAAAGGTGCTGGATATGAAGACCCTGGTGGAAAAGATGGCGGTGAGACCGGCGCAGATCCTTGGTCTTGACCGGGGCACCCTCAAGACAGGAGCACCAGCCGATGTGACCATCATCGATCCCAAAGCCGAATGGGTGGTGGAGGCGGAGAAACTCGCCAGCAAGTCGAAGAATTCCCCCTTTCTCGGACGGAAGATGACGGGGGCTGCTGCCTACACCATTGTCGACGGGAAGGTAGTTCATAAAAGGGATTGA
- a CDS encoding type II toxin-antitoxin system VapC family toxin produces MILVDTSVWVEHFRSGAVGLETFLNDGQVICHPFIIGELACGNLKNRTQILSLLQDLPKAFCADDDEVIRFIDDHKLMGKGLGYIDIHLLMSALLTQVPLWTMDKRLHEVSLSLLRH; encoded by the coding sequence ATGATCCTTGTTGATACATCTGTCTGGGTGGAGCATTTCCGCTCAGGCGCAGTCGGCCTTGAAACATTTCTGAATGACGGTCAGGTCATCTGCCACCCCTTCATTATCGGTGAGCTGGCATGTGGGAATCTGAAGAACAGGACACAGATTCTTTCCCTTCTTCAGGACCTCCCCAAGGCTTTTTGTGCCGACGATGACGAGGTGATCCGGTTCATCGACGACCATAAACTGATGGGTAAGGGCCTTGGCTACATCGATATCCATCTGCTAATGTCCGCCTTGCTCACACAGGTGCCCCTCTGGACCATGGACAAAAGGCTGCATGAGGTTTCGCTGTCGCTACTGCGCCACTGA
- a CDS encoding metal-dependent hydrolase, which produces MKLRQLIITLTLALLPFTALAAPATEITWYGQSAFRITTPTGKVLYMDPWINNPANSKGKEVLAAIKKADLIMVTHGHFDHVGDSSEIAKKTGAQLVASFDLGKAMVQYGGFPEKQFGFPTTGNFGGEISLLDGEVKVAFVQALHSSSIEPPDDSKYPKGLQYAGNPGGMVVSIKNGPTIYHTGDTDLFSDMTLVKDFGKVDIMMVCIGDRFTMGPRRAAMAVRLVDPELAIPMHFGTFPILTGTAPEFIAEMKKTSPSTTVKVLQVGETFSWPQKKLTMQTK; this is translated from the coding sequence ATGAAGCTGCGTCAACTAATTATAACTTTAACTCTTGCCCTTCTTCCCTTTACTGCCCTGGCTGCCCCGGCCACTGAAATCACCTGGTACGGCCAGTCCGCTTTCAGGATTACTACTCCAACGGGTAAAGTTCTCTACATGGATCCCTGGATCAATAATCCGGCCAACAGCAAGGGCAAAGAGGTGCTCGCCGCCATCAAAAAGGCTGATCTGATCATGGTTACCCACGGTCACTTCGACCATGTGGGGGACAGTTCGGAAATCGCGAAGAAAACCGGCGCCCAACTGGTGGCATCCTTCGATCTGGGCAAGGCGATGGTGCAGTATGGAGGCTTCCCCGAAAAGCAGTTCGGCTTTCCTACTACCGGCAATTTCGGCGGAGAGATAAGCCTGCTGGATGGAGAGGTGAAGGTAGCTTTCGTTCAGGCCCTGCATAGTTCGTCCATTGAGCCCCCGGATGACAGTAAGTACCCTAAAGGGCTGCAATACGCAGGAAATCCGGGAGGGATGGTGGTCAGCATCAAGAACGGCCCTACCATTTACCATACCGGTGACACCGACCTTTTCAGCGACATGACGCTGGTGAAAGATTTCGGTAAGGTGGATATCATGATGGTCTGCATCGGCGACCGCTTCACCATGGGGCCGCGCCGCGCAGCAATGGCGGTAAGGCTGGTTGACCCTGAACTGGCCATTCCCATGCATTTCGGTACCTTTCCTATCCTGACCGGCACTGCACCAGAATTTATCGCCGAGATGAAAAAGACCAGCCCCAGTACAACCGTCAAGGTGCTGCAGGTGGGGGAGACCTTCAGCTGGCCTCAGAAAAAGCTGACCATGCAGACGAAATAG